One Roseimaritima multifibrata DNA window includes the following coding sequences:
- a CDS encoding YceI family protein codes for MKQSFLIYGLTLAVTACLSLNASRCSAADEYDYDLVHSSVSFKARHLDISWIHGRFNDVSGKFSLDREDPSKSTFSLTIKTDSVDTANEARDKHLRQPDYFDTKQFPTITFKSTSVKPIEGGYEVTGDFTMHGTTKSITITLMGGKEHVIKGTKRVAFSTEVALKRSDFNFDPGAIGPIGDKALIMIDCEGVSK; via the coding sequence CAATCCTTCTTGATTTACGGCCTGACATTGGCCGTTACAGCTTGTCTCAGTTTGAATGCTTCTCGTTGTTCGGCCGCCGACGAATATGACTATGACCTGGTTCATTCGTCCGTCAGTTTCAAGGCTCGCCATCTGGATATCAGTTGGATTCACGGTCGTTTCAACGATGTTTCAGGAAAGTTCTCGCTCGATCGCGAAGACCCTTCCAAGTCAACTTTTTCATTGACGATCAAAACCGATAGCGTTGATACCGCAAACGAAGCTCGCGACAAACATCTTCGCCAGCCCGACTATTTCGACACTAAACAGTTTCCGACCATCACCTTCAAAAGCACCAGCGTCAAACCGATCGAGGGTGGCTATGAAGTAACCGGAGACTTCACCATGCACGGCACCACCAAATCGATCACGATCACGCTGATGGGTGGCAAGGAACATGTTATCAAAGGGACGAAACGAGTCGCCTTTTCAACGGAAGTCGCGCTGAAACGCAGCGACTTTAATTTTGACCCCGGTGCGATCGGGCCGATCGGTGACAAAGCGTTGATCATGATCGACTGCGAAGGCGTCAGCAAATAG